In one Nicotiana tomentosiformis chromosome 6, ASM39032v3, whole genome shotgun sequence genomic region, the following are encoded:
- the LOC138893472 gene encoding uncharacterized protein: MTSSSNRAIESVDESQAHYNAPPHLQAGDEVPLPNLNHHRVSENEVDNNPRAMGHSTPIMTHPFQQMAEFFRHLAGTISEPSEINFEKMSKMGGVEFEGTIDPTVAEQWLERMERVFEQLECTNAAKFKYAISLLQKNAYDWWVSVPNAKAKPPVLTWDDFVKAFQYQQNFLRLSRYAGGIIDGERDKCRRFEEGLNGYIRKFVAILQLEDFSKLISAALTWERIDKEEASRRENKFRKGNSDYGGPSKKGKFDYSKTESAQNSSYHKQNKPNFSTASTPSYGQGKTYTPTCAQCGKNHYGVCRRASGACFNCGSMDHKVKDCPNHNPLSYTHT, from the exons ATGACCTCTTCTTCGAATAGAGCTATTGAATCCGTTGATGAAAGTCAGGCCCATTATAATGCTCCACCTCACCTCCAAGCAGGAGATGAGGTACCCTTGCCTAACCTAAATCATCATCGTGTTAGTGAAAATGAAGTGGACAATAATCCAAGAGCAATGGGTCATAGTACTCCTATTATGACTCATCCATTTCAGCAGATGGCTGAGTTCTTTCGTCACTTGGCTGGGACAATATCAGAACCTAGTGAAATAAATTTTGAGAAGATGAGCAAAATGGGTGGAGTCGAATTTGAAGGCACTATTGATCCCACGGTAGCTGAACAATGGCTCGAGCGCATGGAGAGAGTCTTTGAACAACTAGAGTGTACTAATGCTgccaaatttaagtatgctatctCTCTTTTACAAAAAAATGCCTATGATTGGTGGGTAAGTGTGCCAAATGCAAAAGCAAAACCTCCAGTGCTGACTTGGGATGACTTTGTGAAAGCATTTC AGTATCAACAAAACTTTCTCAGGCTTTCTCGTTATGCTGGAGGTATTATTGATGGTGAAAGAGACAAGTGCAGAAGATTTGAAGAAGGTTTGAATGGATACATTCGAAAATTTGTGGCAATCTTGCAACTTGAGGATTTTTCCAAGCTAATTTcagctgctcttacttgggaaagAATTGACAAGGAAGAAGCTAGTAGGAGAGAAAATAAGTTTAGGAAGGGTAATTCAGATTATGGCGGTCCATCCAAGAAGGGAAAGTTTGACTATTCCAAGACTGAAAGTGCACAGAATTCATCATATCATAAGCAAAATAAGCCAAATTTCTCTACTGCTAGTACTCCAAGTTATGGCCAAGGCAAAACTTATACACCTACTTGTGCACAGTGCGGAAAGAATCACTATGGTGTCTGCAGAAGAGCTTCTGGTGCTTGTTTTAATTGTGGAAGTATGGATCATAAAGTGAAGGATTGTCCTAATCATAATCCTCTTTCTTATACGCATACATAG
- the LOC138893473 gene encoding uncharacterized protein encodes MRQKNDQDGPDVVVCKFHLFGISVVTLFDPGTSHSYVCSSLAFPDTVKSIRLDFDVLVTSPLGHQAVVNMIYRYCPFMIQNLVFPADLLEMPFQDYDVIVGMDLLHRHHALVDCRLKQVNFRTPTYSRIVVQGERSLTANIISAVLARKMICQGCDAYLAHIVDTRLGSPSLKDIPTVCDFPAVFPNDLPGLPLEREIEFYRVCPWNYSYFYCSL; translated from the coding sequence ATGAGACAGAAGAATGACCAAGATGGCCCGGACGTGGTTGTTTGTAAATTTCACTTATTTGGCATATCTGTTGTTACATTATTTGATCCTGGAACTTCACACTCTTATGTTTGCTCATCACTTGCATTTCCTGATACTGTTAAATCTATAAGACTTGACTTTGATGTGTTGGTCACGAGTCCATTAGGTCATCAAGCTGTTGTTAACATGATTTACCGATATTGTCCATTCATGATTCAAAATCTGGTCTTCCCTGCAGACTTGCTTGAAATGCCCTTCCAAGACTATGATGTTATTGTTGGTATGGATTTGCTCCATAGGCACCATGCATTGGTTGATTGTAGGCTGAAGCAAGTGAATTTTAGAACTCCTACATACTCGCGCATAGTAGTTCAAGGAGAAAGATCATTGACAGCTAATATTATTTCTGCGGTCTTAGCAAGGAAGATGATTTGTCAAGGTTGTGATGCCTATCTTGCTCATATAGTCGATACACGATTAGGGAGTCCAAGTCTTAAGGACATACCAACCGTGTGTGACTTTCCTGCTGTATTTCCTAATGATCTTCCTGGGTTGCCCCTAGAAAGAGAGATTGAATTCTATAGAGTTTGTCCCTGGAACTACTCATATTTCTATTGCTCCTTATAG